In Cervus elaphus chromosome 24, mCerEla1.1, whole genome shotgun sequence, a single genomic region encodes these proteins:
- the LOC122683246 gene encoding uncharacterized protein LOC122683246, with product MPSGTFLPRLKTPLKMCKTMSYSKKTDPLPADVNCTKTAWKKHQHQTRAFEPLLPGTQLPEELLSPQSVASIPRSTMTQQGSKGVQGSPAARPLVPALPRHEDARGAAEQDLQLGAGSFAQALATRCGRAPVLNPALPGCCALPGITSPGPEDFSLHEHLTRETRTDFAHAFQVSQRQRGDLPCSRPCRRWVSPRDRRCPLRRHSRRVVHPEPDAAEAAAGAGVGVGAAVTAPGRLLQPPGSGGWAPGAEKLPPHPSPSSHSLEGKTKAERRLGSGARRRLSCPRHAWLAEEGPPLARPPSRQPSPAHPAALLAAWLGHRRRRPVEREQRGLRVLGVVAFGRPRQSR from the exons ATGCCCTCGGGAACGTTTCTACCTCGGCTCAAGACAcctttaaaaatgtgtaagaCGATGTCCTACTCTAAGAAGACGGACCCCCTTCCCGCTGATGTCAACTGCACCAAAACTGCATG GAAAAAACACCAGCACCAGACAAGAGCATTTGAGCCACTTCTTCCTGGAACCCAATTACCTGAGGAGCTCCTCTCTCCACAGTCAGTAGCCTCTATCCCCCGGTCTACAATGACACAGCAGGGCTCAAAAGGTGTCCAGGGCTCACCTGCTGCCAGGCCCCTGGTCCCTGCCCTTCCCAGGCACGAGGATGCCAGGGGAGCAGCAGAGCAGGACCTCCAGCTTGGAGCTGG ATCATTCGCACAAGCCTTGGCTACACGGTGTGGGCGAGCACCGGTCCTCAACCCCGCTCTCCCGGGATGCTGCGCCCTGCCTGGCATCACATCGCCTGGACCAGAAGACTTTTCTCTGCACGAACACTTGACTAGAGAAACCAGGACGGACTTCGCACACGCCTTCCAG GTGTCACAGCGCCAACGCGGGGACCTACCTTGCTCTCGCCCTTGTCGCCGCTGGGTCTCGCCTCGGGATCGTCGCTGTCCTCTGCGCCGGCACTCTCGCCGGGTGGTTCATCCGGAGCCGGATGCTGCGGAGGCAGCGGCgggggctggggttggggttggggcgGCTGTGACggcgcctggcaggctcctccagCCCCCTGGGAGCGGGGGATGGGCTCCGGGCGCGGAGAAACTCCCTCCACATCCATCTCCATCTTCCCATTCACTGGAGGGCAAGACAAAAGCGGAGCGCAGACTTGGCAGCGGCGCCCGGCGGCGGCTTAGCTGCCCGCGGCACGCATGGCTCGCCGAGGAGGGGCCGCCTCTTGCGCGCCCTCCCTCCCGCCAGCCTTCGCCCGCGCACCCCGCAGCTCTGCTCGCTGCTTGGCTCGGGCACCGGCGGCGCCGGCCCGTGGAGCGCGAGCAGCGGGGGCTGCGCGTCCTCGGAGTGGTGGCCTTCGGGCGCCCCCGGCAGTCCCGCTAA